The following are encoded together in the Thalassomonas haliotis genome:
- a CDS encoding phosphotransferase — protein MTQVSTPLFAPEVLLAQMREQRWFAQHDLESVSLEILDYLLLGNNELICEQAPGDGQVFLSASQEQLYWLKVRVGNSHYYSLVVSSCNDKLRDASQHNGFIEQLTLAGEKGLNTANGGKVCLQGKILREIITRVRPFDAGSSNSLQLCDTQTESYVLKCYRLMTESNRDEVAVTKALQGQQVMPALAGVIEYHPGQGERECLGLLTRYLPGEPVHKCFSRSIRQVMAKELGDGVAAEQEIRALKPLCRQIGGQIARFHHRLNGAYRKQLQSGKQAFDLSAYLKQSRACWQRICRAVQQDALLDISCRQKVLRQLHSCAQYLFDEAGLIGAAADLSLPVSIVHGDLHLAHVFINDESQQSCQIIDPSPISLNGEDEAFNTQVSLMDLAGFHRGLEYFSFDEVSHVMANHLAKSNSDIAALMLQQPQQLAGSCPALFSLLESWSVEIFSFLLDAYREQIKLISDSGHQLEDRIYQLFYFSRLLKELDYNYAYGRQFFKLCDLYYLNKLTDTLTS, from the coding sequence ATGACACAAGTATCGACCCCTTTATTTGCCCCTGAAGTTTTGCTGGCGCAAATGCGGGAACAGCGTTGGTTTGCCCAGCATGATCTTGAATCCGTCTCGCTGGAGATCCTCGATTATCTGCTGCTTGGCAATAATGAGCTTATTTGCGAGCAAGCACCTGGTGATGGACAAGTTTTTCTGTCGGCTTCTCAGGAACAGCTTTATTGGTTAAAAGTCCGGGTCGGCAATAGCCATTATTATTCGCTGGTGGTGAGCAGCTGCAATGACAAGCTGCGGGATGCCTCGCAGCATAACGGTTTTATCGAGCAGTTAACACTGGCGGGTGAAAAGGGTCTGAACACGGCAAATGGCGGCAAGGTTTGCTTGCAGGGAAAGATCCTCAGGGAGATTATTACCCGGGTGAGGCCGTTTGACGCCGGTTCAAGCAACAGTCTGCAATTGTGTGATACGCAAACAGAGTCTTATGTGCTTAAGTGTTACCGCCTGATGACTGAGAGCAACCGGGATGAAGTGGCGGTAACAAAGGCATTGCAGGGACAACAAGTGATGCCGGCCCTGGCCGGTGTGATTGAATATCATCCGGGACAGGGAGAAAGGGAGTGTTTAGGCCTGCTTACCCGCTATTTACCCGGTGAACCCGTGCATAAGTGCTTTAGCCGTTCGATACGCCAGGTGATGGCGAAAGAGTTGGGCGATGGCGTTGCAGCCGAACAGGAGATCCGGGCATTAAAGCCCCTGTGCCGGCAAATCGGCGGACAAATTGCGCGTTTTCATCACAGGTTAAATGGTGCTTACCGCAAGCAGTTACAAAGCGGCAAACAGGCTTTTGATTTGTCGGCATACCTTAAGCAAAGCCGGGCTTGCTGGCAGCGCATCTGCCGGGCGGTGCAACAAGATGCCCTGCTGGATATCAGCTGCCGGCAAAAGGTGCTGAGGCAACTGCACAGCTGCGCTCAATACTTGTTTGATGAAGCTGGGCTTATCGGGGCCGCTGCTGACCTTAGCTTGCCGGTGTCAATTGTGCACGGCGACCTGCACCTGGCGCATGTTTTTATCAACGACGAAAGCCAGCAAAGCTGCCAAATTATCGACCCTTCTCCGATCAGCCTCAATGGCGAAGATGAAGCTTTCAACACTCAGGTATCGTTAATGGATCTGGCGGGTTTTCACCGCGGGCTGGAGTATTTTTCTTTTGATGAAGTGAGCCATGTGATGGCGAACCATTTGGCTAAGAGCAATAGCGATATCGCCGCTTTAATGCTGCAACAGCCACAGCAGCTGGCGGGATCTTGCCCGGCGTTATTTTCATTGCTGGAGTCGTGGAGTGTTGAAATTTTTAGCTTTTTGCTCGATGCCTACCGCGAGCAGATCAAGCTGATATCGGATAGCGGCCATCAGCTTGAAGACAGAATTTACCAACTTTTTTATTTTAGCCGTCTGCTCAAAGAGCTGGATTACAACTATGCCTATGGCCGCCAGTTCTTCAAGTTATGCGACCTATATTATCTGAATAAACTTACGGACACATTAACGTCATGA